The following nucleotide sequence is from Pseudonocardia sp. C8.
AGCAGTCCGGCCTCGGCCGCGAGGGCGGCTTCGAGGGCATCCACGAGTACCTCGAGGTCAGCTACCTGGCCGTCGACTGGTGACCGGACACCGACACCCCCGACGAAGGAGAACACATGCCGACACTCCGCTCCCATGTCGTGATCGACGCCGCTCCGGAGGCGGTCTGGAAGGTCGTCCGCGACGCCGCCGCCGTCGCGGACTGGTTCCCGGCGATGGCCCGGTCCTGGGGCGATGACACCCACCGCACCGTCGTGCTCGCGGACGGGTCAACGCTGGAGGAAGCCGTCGTCACCGCCGACCCGGTGCTGCGCCGCTTCCAGTACCGGGTCGTCGGCGGGGACCTCTCCGTCGAGCAGCACCTGGGCACGGTGGACGTCATCGAGCTGGAGCCGCAGCGGTCGCTCGTCGTGTACAGCACCGAGATCGAGCCGGCCGCCCTCGCCGGGCCGTTCGAGGCCGCGATCTCCGAGGCGGTGCGCACCCTGCCGACGCACGTGGCCTGACACCCCGGACTGGTGTATACCTGAGGTATGCAGCAGTCCGGTCGCGCCCGCGCGCTCCAGTACCTCCGCGAGGAGGTCCTCGCCGACCCGGACGTGCAGGGGAGCTTCCTCAACGAGGTCGACCTCGCCAAGCGGATCGGCGTCTCCCGGACCCCGGTCCGGGAGGCGCTGCTCCTGCTCGTCGCCGACGGGCTCGTCGAGATGCTACCCGGCCGCGGGGCCTACGTTCCCCCGATGAGCGGCCGGGAGATCCGCGAGCTGATGGAGATCCGGGCGCTGTTCGAGAAGCACGCCGCCGCCCGCACCATCGAGGCCGGCACGGCGCCGGTGGCCGAGATGCGCGCCCTGCTGGACGAGCAGCACACGATCGCGACGTCCGGGGACACCGGCAGTGCCGACGCGGCGACCGAGTTCGTCGGCCTCGACGTCCGGTTCCACCAGGCGCTGATCGACGCGGCCGACAACGTCATGATCTCCCGCAGCTACGCGGCGCTGCGGGTCCGGCAGCGCCGGGTGGGGGTCGCGGCACTGTTCCGCGCGACCGATCGGCAGCTCGCCGTGTGCAGCGAGCACGAGCGGATCGTCGACGCGCTCGCCGGTGGCGACGTCGAGCGCGCCGGGAAGGCGATCGATGCCCACCTCGACTGCACCCTGCAGGTGCTGCTCCGGCAGGCCTGACCCCACCGCAGGTGGACGCGGAGCCCGGACGGGATCGGTCCCGCCCGGGCCCCGCAGCTCGGGACGGCCGGCCTCAGAACAGCCAGGGCATCTCGGCGTGGCCGAGATCGTGGAACTCGCCGAACCGTCCGGAGTGGAAGGTCAGGCCGGTCCCGGCCCGGTCCCGCAGCGAGCCGACCTCGCCGAAGTACACGCGGTGGTCACCGACGTCGGTGGTCGTGTGGACCCGGCAGTCGGCGTGCACCAGTGCGCCGCCCACGATCGGGATCCCGCTGTCGGTCACCTCGGCCTCGACGCCCTCGAACCGGGCGCCGCCGCGGGTGGCGAACCGGCGGGCGGTCGCCTCCTGGCGGACGCCCAGGATCGAGATCGCGAAGGCGCCGGAGGCGTCCACCGCGTCCGCGGTCCGGGTGCCGACGGTCAGCGACACCAGCAGCACGCACGGGTCGACGCTCACCGAGGTCAGCGAGTTGATCGTCATGCCCTGCGGCTCGCCCGCCGCGTCGAGCGCCGTGACGACGGCGACCCCCGTGGTGAACCGGCCCATGCACCGCCGCATCGCCGAGGCGTCCGGCGGGGTGAACGGCACCGCCTTCATGATCCGTCGCCGGCCCGGGTGCGGTAGCGGACCTCGAACGTCAGCGCCCCGTCCGGGGCGGTCCACGGGCCGTGCTTCATGCCGGGCGGCCGGCAGGCGTACTGGCCTGCGGTGAACGTCTGGCCGAGGCGCAGGTCGGTGATGGCGCCCTCGAGGATGTAGACCTCCTCCCAGAAGTCGTGCACCTGGACACCGTTGGGCGTGGTGTCGGTCCCCGGGGCGAACCGCAGGATGCGGGTCGCGGTGCCGGCCTCCTCGTCGCGGGCGAGCACCCGCTCGGTCAGCTCGGGCACGACGCCGTCACACGGCGTGAACTCGACGTCGGCGACAGGGAAGAACTCGAACTCGGGCTTGGCCATGGTGGGTCTCCTGCCTCAGCTGGCGGTGGTGTAGCCGGCCAGGAACGCGTCGACGTCCTCGACCGCGTCCTGGTAGCCGAA
It contains:
- a CDS encoding cupin domain-containing protein, translated to MAKPEFEFFPVADVEFTPCDGVVPELTERVLARDEEAGTATRILRFAPGTDTTPNGVQVHDFWEEVYILEGAITDLRLGQTFTAGQYACRPPGMKHGPWTAPDGALTFEVRYRTRAGDGS
- a CDS encoding flavin reductase family protein; amino-acid sequence: MPFTPPDASAMRRCMGRFTTGVAVVTALDAAGEPQGMTINSLTSVSVDPCVLLVSLTVGTRTADAVDASGAFAISILGVRQEATARRFATRGGARFEGVEAEVTDSGIPIVGGALVHADCRVHTTTDVGDHRVYFGEVGSLRDRAGTGLTFHSGRFGEFHDLGHAEMPWLF
- a CDS encoding GntR family transcriptional regulator → MQQSGRARALQYLREEVLADPDVQGSFLNEVDLAKRIGVSRTPVREALLLLVADGLVEMLPGRGAYVPPMSGREIRELMEIRALFEKHAAARTIEAGTAPVAEMRALLDEQHTIATSGDTGSADAATEFVGLDVRFHQALIDAADNVMISRSYAALRVRQRRVGVAALFRATDRQLAVCSEHERIVDALAGGDVERAGKAIDAHLDCTLQVLLRQA
- a CDS encoding SRPBCC family protein; this encodes MPTLRSHVVIDAAPEAVWKVVRDAAAVADWFPAMARSWGDDTHRTVVLADGSTLEEAVVTADPVLRRFQYRVVGGDLSVEQHLGTVDVIELEPQRSLVVYSTEIEPAALAGPFEAAISEAVRTLPTHVA